In Nonomuraea muscovyensis, one genomic interval encodes:
- a CDS encoding type II toxin-antitoxin system Phd/YefM family antitoxin, whose amino-acid sequence MKVMTATEASRSFATVLDEVEHGETIVVTRGGKQIAVIGPAPTAPGRMVKAFLASRARTLDADFEADVAAAREAIDNEMRGTWPDA is encoded by the coding sequence ATGAAGGTGATGACTGCCACTGAAGCGTCTCGAAGCTTTGCGACGGTTCTTGATGAGGTCGAGCATGGGGAAACGATCGTGGTAACTCGTGGTGGGAAGCAGATCGCTGTGATCGGCCCCGCACCGACAGCGCCGGGACGTATGGTCAAGGCGTTTCTGGCAAGCAGAGCGAGGACGTTGGACGCCGATTTCGAAGCCGACGTAGCGGCGGCCCGCGAGGCGATCGACAACGAGATGAGGGGCACGTGGCCCGACGCCTGA
- a CDS encoding PIN domain-containing protein, whose protein sequence is MARRLILDTGVLIAAERGRASVDAVIGDADDVAISAITVAELLVGVELADAARRPDRQAFVDQVLALIPVEEYTTDVARVHARLMAHVRREGKSRGAYDLLIAATAAATARTVLTMDASAAFDDLPGVRAQVVPR, encoded by the coding sequence GTGGCCCGACGCCTGATCCTTGACACCGGTGTGCTCATTGCCGCCGAGCGAGGCAGGGCATCCGTGGACGCGGTGATAGGAGACGCCGATGATGTGGCGATCTCGGCGATCACTGTGGCCGAGTTGCTAGTCGGCGTGGAACTGGCCGATGCGGCACGACGGCCCGATCGGCAGGCCTTTGTGGATCAAGTTCTCGCGTTGATCCCTGTCGAGGAGTACACGACGGACGTCGCCAGAGTCCACGCCCGCCTTATGGCGCATGTCCGACGAGAGGGCAAGTCGCGAGGCGCGTACGATCTGCTGATCGCAGCTACGGCCGCGGCCACCGCGAGAACGGTGCTGACGATGGATGCGTCTGCTGCATTCGACGATCTCCCTGGCGTGCGCGCTCAGGTAGTTCCTCGCTGA